Proteins encoded in a region of the Macaca mulatta isolate MMU2019108-1 chromosome X, T2T-MMU8v2.0, whole genome shotgun sequence genome:
- the PLP1 gene encoding myelin proteolipid protein has translation MGLLECCARCLVGAPFASLVATGLCFFGVALFCGCGHEALTGTEKLIETYFSKNYQDYEYLINVIHAFQYVIYGTASFFFLYGALLLAEGFYTTGAVRQIFGDYKTTICGKGLSATFVGITYALTVVWLLVFACSAVPVYIYFNTWTTCQSIAFPSKTSASIGSLCADARMYGVLPWNAFPGKVCGSNLLSICKTAEFQMTFHLFIAAFVGAAATLISLLTFMIAATYNFAVLKLMGRGTKF, from the exons ATGG GCTTGTTAGAGTGCTGTGCAAGATGTCTGGTAGGGGCCCCCTTTGCTTCCCTGGTGGCCACTGGATTGTGTTTCTTTGGGGTGGCACTATTCTGTGGCTGTGGACATGAAGCCCTCACTGGCACAGAAAAGCTAATTGAGACCTATTTCTCCAAAAACTACCAGGACTATGAGTATCTCATCAATGT GATCCATGCCTTCCAGTATGTCATCTATGGAActgcctctttcttcttcctttatggGGCCCTCCTGCTGGCTGAGGGCTTCTACACCACCGGCGCAGTCAGGCAGATCTTTGGCGACTACAAGACCACCATCTGCGGCAAGGGCCTGAGCGCAACG TTTGTGGGCATCACCTATGCCCTGACCGTTGTGTGGCTCCTGGTGTTTGCCTGCTCTGCTGTGCCTGTGTACATTTACTTCAACACCTGGACCACCTGCCAGTCTATTGCCTTCCCCAGCAAGACCTCTGCCAGTATAGGCAGTCTCTGTGCTGATGCCAGAATGTATG GTGTTCTCCCATGGAATGCTTTCCCTGGCAAGGTTTGTGGCTCCAACCTTCTGTCCATCTGCAAAACAGCTGAG TTCCAAATGACCTTCCACCTGTTTATTGCTGCATTTGTGGGGGCTGCAGCTACACTGATTTCCCTG CTCACCTTCATGATTGCTGCCACTTACAACTTTGCCGTCCTTAAACTCATGGGCCGAGGCACCAAGTTCTGA
- the PLP1 gene encoding myelin proteolipid protein isoform X1: MGLLECCARCLVGAPFASLVATGLCFFGVALFCGCGHEALTGTEKLIETYFSKNYQDYEYLINVIHAFQYVIYGTASFFFLYGALLLAEGFYTTGAVRQIFGDYKTTICGKGLSATVTGGQKGRGSRGQHQAHSLERVCHCLGKWLGHPDKFVGITYALTVVWLLVFACSAVPVYIYFNTWTTCQSIAFPSKTSASIGSLCADARMYGVLPWNAFPGKVCGSNLLSICKTAEVSGLFGLFYKGFFLFHFPAVPNDLPPVYCCICGGCSYTDFPAHLHDCCHLQLCRP, encoded by the exons ATGG GCTTGTTAGAGTGCTGTGCAAGATGTCTGGTAGGGGCCCCCTTTGCTTCCCTGGTGGCCACTGGATTGTGTTTCTTTGGGGTGGCACTATTCTGTGGCTGTGGACATGAAGCCCTCACTGGCACAGAAAAGCTAATTGAGACCTATTTCTCCAAAAACTACCAGGACTATGAGTATCTCATCAATGT GATCCATGCCTTCCAGTATGTCATCTATGGAActgcctctttcttcttcctttatggGGCCCTCCTGCTGGCTGAGGGCTTCTACACCACCGGCGCAGTCAGGCAGATCTTTGGCGACTACAAGACCACCATCTGCGGCAAGGGCCTGAGCGCAACGGTAACAGGGGGCCAGAAGGGGAGGGGTTCCAGAGGCCAACATCAAGCTCATTCTTTGGAGCGGGTGTGTCATTGTTTGGGAAAATGGCTAGGACATCCCGACAAG TTTGTGGGCATCACCTATGCCCTGACCGTTGTGTGGCTCCTGGTGTTTGCCTGCTCTGCTGTGCCTGTGTACATTTACTTCAACACCTGGACCACCTGCCAGTCTATTGCCTTCCCCAGCAAGACCTCTGCCAGTATAGGCAGTCTCTGTGCTGATGCCAGAATGTATG GTGTTCTCCCATGGAATGCTTTCCCTGGCAAGGTTTGTGGCTCCAACCTTCTGTCCATCTGCAAAACAGCTGAGGTGAGTGGGTTATTTGGGTTATTTTACAAGGGA ttcttcctctttcattttcctGCAGTTCCAAATGACCTTCCACCTGTTTATTGCTGCATTTGTGGGGGCTGCAGCTACACTGATTTCCCTG CTCACCTTCATGATTGCTGCCACTTACAACTTTGCCGTCCTTAA
- the PLP1 gene encoding myelin proteolipid protein isoform X3, with protein MGLLECCARCLVGAPFASLVATGLCFFGVALFCGCGHEALTGTEKLIETYFSKNYQDYEYLINVIHAFQYVIYGTASFFFLYGALLLAEGFYTTGAVRQIFGDYKTTICGKGLSATVTGGQKGRGSRGQHQAHSLERVCHCLGKWLGHPDKFVGITYALTVVWLLVFACSAVPVYIYFNTWTTCQSIAFPSKTSASIGSLCADARMYGVLPWNAFPGKVCGSNLLSICKTAEFQMTFHLFIAAFVGAAATLISLLTFMIAATYNFAVLKLMGRGTKF; from the exons ATGG GCTTGTTAGAGTGCTGTGCAAGATGTCTGGTAGGGGCCCCCTTTGCTTCCCTGGTGGCCACTGGATTGTGTTTCTTTGGGGTGGCACTATTCTGTGGCTGTGGACATGAAGCCCTCACTGGCACAGAAAAGCTAATTGAGACCTATTTCTCCAAAAACTACCAGGACTATGAGTATCTCATCAATGT GATCCATGCCTTCCAGTATGTCATCTATGGAActgcctctttcttcttcctttatggGGCCCTCCTGCTGGCTGAGGGCTTCTACACCACCGGCGCAGTCAGGCAGATCTTTGGCGACTACAAGACCACCATCTGCGGCAAGGGCCTGAGCGCAACGGTAACAGGGGGCCAGAAGGGGAGGGGTTCCAGAGGCCAACATCAAGCTCATTCTTTGGAGCGGGTGTGTCATTGTTTGGGAAAATGGCTAGGACATCCCGACAAG TTTGTGGGCATCACCTATGCCCTGACCGTTGTGTGGCTCCTGGTGTTTGCCTGCTCTGCTGTGCCTGTGTACATTTACTTCAACACCTGGACCACCTGCCAGTCTATTGCCTTCCCCAGCAAGACCTCTGCCAGTATAGGCAGTCTCTGTGCTGATGCCAGAATGTATG GTGTTCTCCCATGGAATGCTTTCCCTGGCAAGGTTTGTGGCTCCAACCTTCTGTCCATCTGCAAAACAGCTGAG TTCCAAATGACCTTCCACCTGTTTATTGCTGCATTTGTGGGGGCTGCAGCTACACTGATTTCCCTG CTCACCTTCATGATTGCTGCCACTTACAACTTTGCCGTCCTTAAACTCATGGGCCGAGGCACCAAGTTCTGA
- the PLP1 gene encoding myelin proteolipid protein isoform X4 — translation MGLLECCARCLVGAPFASLVATGLCFFGVALFCGCGHEALTGTEKLIETYFSKNYQDYEYLINVIHAFQYVIYGTASFFFLYGALLLAEGFYTTGAVRQIFGDYKTTICGKGLSATFVGITYALTVVWLLVFACSAVPVYIYFNTWTTCQSIAFPSKTSASIGSLCADARMYGVLPWNAFPGKVCGSNLLSICKTAEVSGLFGLFYKGFFLFHFPAVPNDLPPVYCCICGGCSYTDFPAHLHDCCHLQLCRP, via the exons ATGG GCTTGTTAGAGTGCTGTGCAAGATGTCTGGTAGGGGCCCCCTTTGCTTCCCTGGTGGCCACTGGATTGTGTTTCTTTGGGGTGGCACTATTCTGTGGCTGTGGACATGAAGCCCTCACTGGCACAGAAAAGCTAATTGAGACCTATTTCTCCAAAAACTACCAGGACTATGAGTATCTCATCAATGT GATCCATGCCTTCCAGTATGTCATCTATGGAActgcctctttcttcttcctttatggGGCCCTCCTGCTGGCTGAGGGCTTCTACACCACCGGCGCAGTCAGGCAGATCTTTGGCGACTACAAGACCACCATCTGCGGCAAGGGCCTGAGCGCAACG TTTGTGGGCATCACCTATGCCCTGACCGTTGTGTGGCTCCTGGTGTTTGCCTGCTCTGCTGTGCCTGTGTACATTTACTTCAACACCTGGACCACCTGCCAGTCTATTGCCTTCCCCAGCAAGACCTCTGCCAGTATAGGCAGTCTCTGTGCTGATGCCAGAATGTATG GTGTTCTCCCATGGAATGCTTTCCCTGGCAAGGTTTGTGGCTCCAACCTTCTGTCCATCTGCAAAACAGCTGAGGTGAGTGGGTTATTTGGGTTATTTTACAAGGGA ttcttcctctttcattttcctGCAGTTCCAAATGACCTTCCACCTGTTTATTGCTGCATTTGTGGGGGCTGCAGCTACACTGATTTCCCTG CTCACCTTCATGATTGCTGCCACTTACAACTTTGCCGTCCTTAA
- the PLP1 gene encoding myelin proteolipid protein isoform X2: protein MNLDLCLLECCARCLVGAPFASLVATGLCFFGVALFCGCGHEALTGTEKLIETYFSKNYQDYEYLINVIHAFQYVIYGTASFFFLYGALLLAEGFYTTGAVRQIFGDYKTTICGKGLSATVTGGQKGRGSRGQHQAHSLERVCHCLGKWLGHPDKFVGITYALTVVWLLVFACSAVPVYIYFNTWTTCQSIAFPSKTSASIGSLCADARMYGVLPWNAFPGKVCGSNLLSICKTAEFQMTFHLFIAAFVGAAATLISLLTFMIAATYNFAVLKLMGRGTKF from the exons ATGAACCTGGATCTGT GCTTGTTAGAGTGCTGTGCAAGATGTCTGGTAGGGGCCCCCTTTGCTTCCCTGGTGGCCACTGGATTGTGTTTCTTTGGGGTGGCACTATTCTGTGGCTGTGGACATGAAGCCCTCACTGGCACAGAAAAGCTAATTGAGACCTATTTCTCCAAAAACTACCAGGACTATGAGTATCTCATCAATGT GATCCATGCCTTCCAGTATGTCATCTATGGAActgcctctttcttcttcctttatggGGCCCTCCTGCTGGCTGAGGGCTTCTACACCACCGGCGCAGTCAGGCAGATCTTTGGCGACTACAAGACCACCATCTGCGGCAAGGGCCTGAGCGCAACGGTAACAGGGGGCCAGAAGGGGAGGGGTTCCAGAGGCCAACATCAAGCTCATTCTTTGGAGCGGGTGTGTCATTGTTTGGGAAAATGGCTAGGACATCCCGACAAG TTTGTGGGCATCACCTATGCCCTGACCGTTGTGTGGCTCCTGGTGTTTGCCTGCTCTGCTGTGCCTGTGTACATTTACTTCAACACCTGGACCACCTGCCAGTCTATTGCCTTCCCCAGCAAGACCTCTGCCAGTATAGGCAGTCTCTGTGCTGATGCCAGAATGTATG GTGTTCTCCCATGGAATGCTTTCCCTGGCAAGGTTTGTGGCTCCAACCTTCTGTCCATCTGCAAAACAGCTGAG TTCCAAATGACCTTCCACCTGTTTATTGCTGCATTTGTGGGGGCTGCAGCTACACTGATTTCCCTG CTCACCTTCATGATTGCTGCCACTTACAACTTTGCCGTCCTTAAACTCATGGGCCGAGGCACCAAGTTCTGA
- the PLP1 gene encoding myelin proteolipid protein isoform X5, whose protein sequence is MNLDLCLLECCARCLVGAPFASLVATGLCFFGVALFCGCGHEALTGTEKLIETYFSKNYQDYEYLINVIHAFQYVIYGTASFFFLYGALLLAEGFYTTGAVRQIFGDYKTTICGKGLSATFVGITYALTVVWLLVFACSAVPVYIYFNTWTTCQSIAFPSKTSASIGSLCADARMYGVLPWNAFPGKVCGSNLLSICKTAEFQMTFHLFIAAFVGAAATLISLLTFMIAATYNFAVLKLMGRGTKF, encoded by the exons ATGAACCTGGATCTGT GCTTGTTAGAGTGCTGTGCAAGATGTCTGGTAGGGGCCCCCTTTGCTTCCCTGGTGGCCACTGGATTGTGTTTCTTTGGGGTGGCACTATTCTGTGGCTGTGGACATGAAGCCCTCACTGGCACAGAAAAGCTAATTGAGACCTATTTCTCCAAAAACTACCAGGACTATGAGTATCTCATCAATGT GATCCATGCCTTCCAGTATGTCATCTATGGAActgcctctttcttcttcctttatggGGCCCTCCTGCTGGCTGAGGGCTTCTACACCACCGGCGCAGTCAGGCAGATCTTTGGCGACTACAAGACCACCATCTGCGGCAAGGGCCTGAGCGCAACG TTTGTGGGCATCACCTATGCCCTGACCGTTGTGTGGCTCCTGGTGTTTGCCTGCTCTGCTGTGCCTGTGTACATTTACTTCAACACCTGGACCACCTGCCAGTCTATTGCCTTCCCCAGCAAGACCTCTGCCAGTATAGGCAGTCTCTGTGCTGATGCCAGAATGTATG GTGTTCTCCCATGGAATGCTTTCCCTGGCAAGGTTTGTGGCTCCAACCTTCTGTCCATCTGCAAAACAGCTGAG TTCCAAATGACCTTCCACCTGTTTATTGCTGCATTTGTGGGGGCTGCAGCTACACTGATTTCCCTG CTCACCTTCATGATTGCTGCCACTTACAACTTTGCCGTCCTTAAACTCATGGGCCGAGGCACCAAGTTCTGA